A DNA window from Campylobacter lari contains the following coding sequences:
- a CDS encoding bifunctional anthranilate synthase component I family protein/class IV aminotransferase produces the protein MAFAIFGKYLYDDLAFTLKAHTQKESKKAFKIIEKYKNQYYFLGYIQYEFYKYLEDKNYKSKEPFLYFFAFKSKKIFTNEEKNLDFYPSFSSNLNQEKYFENFDKVKEAIAKGQSYQVNLTQELHLQSNLNVYESFLSLYPKQNTPYKAYMKNEFLELASFSPELFFKIKNKKIITKPMKGTIKRSNNPKEDESLKNFLKCDEKTISENVMIVDLLRNDISKLIKKHSLKCELFKVKTYPTLHQLISKISGKLKPKNDYFKIFKALFPCGSITGAPKIETIKLIENLEQRKRGIYCGAIGLIHKDKAKFSVAIRTLEKKNNDDFLRYGVGSGLVWDSQKQDEFEELKLKSKILKPNFYLFETMYYKNHSILFFKEHLTRILNSANFFGFDTQRLKHDFKNILESKDKKFHFKSLQNFNNFVFNHHHFFTKSNFTQKGSKAIKLKLFKNGLYEFDFSNIQENSSKKLLISKDIIKVNLLTHHKTSLRSLYEANSHLWKENICYDIVFFDEKGILCEGSRSNIIINLNDEYFTPYAKNCLNGIYRQTLLKHKLIKEKDITKDELLNAKEIYAINSLRGLKKVFL, from the coding sequence ATGGCATTTGCTATATTTGGAAAATACCTTTATGATGATCTTGCCTTCACTCTTAAAGCTCACACTCAAAAAGAAAGTAAAAAAGCTTTTAAAATCATAGAAAAATATAAAAATCAATATTATTTTTTAGGCTATATTCAATATGAATTCTATAAATATCTAGAAGATAAAAATTATAAAAGCAAAGAGCCTTTTTTATATTTTTTTGCTTTTAAATCAAAAAAAATCTTTACAAACGAAGAAAAAAATTTAGACTTTTATCCAAGTTTTTCATCCAATTTAAACCAAGAAAAGTATTTTGAAAACTTTGACAAAGTCAAAGAAGCCATAGCTAAAGGTCAAAGTTATCAAGTTAATCTTACTCAAGAACTACATTTACAATCAAATCTTAATGTGTATGAGAGTTTTTTAAGCCTTTATCCTAAGCAAAATACCCCCTATAAAGCTTATATGAAAAATGAATTTTTAGAATTGGCTTCATTTTCACCTGAACTTTTTTTTAAAATCAAAAATAAAAAAATCATCACAAAACCCATGAAAGGCACAATCAAACGCTCAAATAATCCAAAAGAAGATGAAAGTCTAAAAAACTTTTTAAAATGCGATGAAAAAACTATTAGTGAAAATGTAATGATAGTTGATTTATTACGCAATGATATTTCAAAACTCATCAAAAAACATTCTTTAAAATGCGAACTTTTTAAGGTTAAAACCTACCCTACCTTACACCAACTCATTTCAAAAATAAGTGGGAAATTAAAGCCAAAAAATGATTATTTTAAAATTTTCAAAGCCCTTTTTCCATGTGGATCTATCACAGGTGCACCCAAAATAGAAACTATTAAACTCATAGAAAATTTAGAGCAAAGAAAACGCGGGATTTATTGTGGAGCGATAGGTTTAATCCATAAAGATAAAGCAAAATTTAGCGTAGCCATACGCACTTTAGAGAAAAAAAATAATGATGATTTTTTAAGATATGGTGTGGGAAGCGGACTTGTGTGGGACTCACAAAAACAAGATGAATTTGAAGAATTAAAACTAAAAAGTAAAATTTTAAAACCTAACTTTTATTTATTTGAAACAATGTATTATAAAAATCACTCTATTTTATTTTTCAAAGAACATTTGACAAGAATTTTAAACTCAGCTAATTTTTTTGGCTTTGATACTCAAAGATTAAAACATGATTTTAAAAATATACTAGAGAGCAAAGATAAAAAATTCCATTTTAAATCTTTACAAAATTTTAACAATTTTGTTTTCAATCATCATCATTTTTTTACAAAAAGTAATTTTACTCAAAAAGGCTCAAAGGCTATTAAATTAAAACTTTTTAAAAATGGCCTTTATGAGTTTGATTTTAGCAATATACAAGAAAATTCAAGCAAAAAACTACTCATAAGTAAAGACATCATAAAAGTAAATCTTTTAACACACCATAAAACTTCTCTGCGTAGTTTATATGAGGCAAATTCTCATCTATGGAAAGAAAATATTTGCTATGACATAGTTTTTTTTGATGAAAAAGGCATACTTTGTGAGGGTTCAAGAAGTAACATTATTATAAATTTAAATGATGAGTATTTTACCCCTTATGCTAAAAACTGCCTAAATGGTATTTATAGACAAACACTCTTAAAACACAAGCTCATCAAAGAAAAAGATATCACTAAAGATGAGCTTTTAAATGCTAAAGAAATTTATGCTATTAATTCTTTAAGAGGCTTAAAAAAGGTATTTTTGTGA